A window of the Hordeum vulgare subsp. vulgare chromosome 5H, MorexV3_pseudomolecules_assembly, whole genome shotgun sequence genome harbors these coding sequences:
- the LOC123399286 gene encoding calmodulin-binding receptor-like cytoplasmic kinase 1 has translation MESSAGRRQPSTSSSSMSSQQVSGFSNFSKAASDGYPYPSSSPDTSYRHRRQASSRSAPFSSQLSRSSTRSSSSSSFKAAARGVAGVFGTCFVRRVRKETEAEQEPEVSQVSRGSRSGGYSQGSKSVGFHVSTDSGTGKESGGLTVADVFRATSNFSENNMVREGASCSVFKGKLRDGSQVAVKRARKLNGQYLSAELARELETLQKIEHHNLVRFLGFFEQRDETLIVVEYVDNGSLREHLDESRGTGLELAQRLNIAIDVAHAVTYLHEYAERSVIHRDIRSSNVLLTGALAAKVAGFGMARVSGDGEEATHVTTQVVGTAGYLDPEYLGTLQLTDKSDVYSFGVLLVELVSGRPPIERRRGLEPRATTKWALQKFRGGDAVVAMDPRVRRSPASVAAVEGMLRLAEQCVMPARQDRPSMRRCNEALWTVRRDFHRRQEPRQDVPVAAAAAGDRSSEWVSR, from the exons ATGGAATCGTCTGcggggaggaggcagccgagcACGAGCAGCAGCAGCATGAGCAGCCAGCAGGTCTCGGGCTTCAGCAACTTCAGCAAGGCGGCCTCCGACGGGTACCCGTACCCTTCCTCCTCGCCGGACACCTCGTACCGGCACCGGCGGCAGGCCTCGTCGCGCAGCGCCCCGTTTTCTTCCCAGCTGAGCCGGAGCTCCacccgcagcagcagcagcagctcgttcaaggcggcggcgcggggcgtcGCCGGCGTGTTCGGCACCTGCTTCGTGCGGCGGGTCAGGAAGGAGACCGAGGCTGAGCAAGAACCGGAGGTCTCCCAGGTGTCTCGGGGGAGCAGGAGCGGAGGGTACTCTCAGGGGAGCAAGAGCGTCGGCTTCCATGTCTCCACGGATTCAG GGACAGGCAAGGAGAGTGGAGGGCTCACCGTTGCGGACGTATTCAGAGCGACATCGAACTTCAGCGAGAACAACATGGTCAGGGAGGGAGCTTCTTGCAGCgtcttcaaagggaagctcaggGACGGATCCCAAGTTGCCGTCAAACGAGCCAGAAAG CTAAACGGTCAGTATCTATCTGCTGAACTTGCCAGGGAGCTCGAAACGCTTCAGAAGATCGAGCATCACAATCTGGTGAGGTTCCTCGGGTTCTTCGAGCAGAGAGACGAAACACTGATCGTCGTCGAGTACGTCGACAATGGCTCCCTTAGAGAACACCTGGATG AATCGCGCGGAACCGGGCTAGAGCTTGCGCAGCGGCTCAACATCGCCATCGACGTGGCTCACGCCGTCACCTACCTGCACGAGTACGCAG AACGGTCGGTGATCCACCGTGACATCCGGTCGTCGAACGTGCTGCTGACTGGGGCGCTGGCGGCGAAGGTGGCCGGGTTCGGGATGGCGAGGGTGtcgggcgacggcgaggaggcgacgcacGTGACGACGCAGGTGGTGGGCACGGCCGGGTACCTGGACCCGGAGTACCTGGGCACGCTCCAGCTCACGGACAAGAGCGACGTCTACTCCTTCGGCGTCCTCCTCGTCGAGCTCGTCAGCGGTCGCCCGCCCATCGAGCGCCGCCGCGGCCTCGAGCCCCGCGCCACCACCAAGTGGGCGCTGCAGAAGTTCCGGGGAGGCGACGCGGTGGTGGCCATGGACCCGAGGGTGCGTAGGAGCCCGGCGTCGGTGGCGGCCGTGGAGGGGATGCTCCGGCTGGCCGAGCAGTGCGTGATGCCGGCGAGGCAGGACCGGCCGTCCATGCGGCGGTGCAACGAGGCGCTGTGGACCGTGCGAAGGGACTTCCACCGGAGGCAGGAGCCGCGGCAGGACGTGCCGGTCGCGGCGGCCGCCGCCGGGGACAGGAGCTCCGAGTGGGTCAGCCGATGA